One genomic segment of Desulforamulus reducens MI-1 includes these proteins:
- a CDS encoding homocysteine biosynthesis protein, with the protein MSVERTYAEINARIKAGKAVVLTAEEVIGKVKEQGLTKTAAEVDVVTTGTFGPMCSSGAFLNFGHSSPRMRMTKVSLNNVPAYTGIAAVDAYIGATEVPEDDPANSNHPGEFRYGGGHVIEDLVAGKTVKLKALSYGTDCYPRREIETNITLNDLNEATLFNPRNAYQNYNCAVNASDRVIHTYMGTLKPRFGNANYSTSGQLSPLMKDPNFATIGIGTRIFLGGGIGYVVWNGTQHFPGWLKDQEGNVVGSAGGTLSVLGDLKQMKPQWLRGTRFQGYGATLTVGLGVPIPILNEEILRFAALSDEELHAPVVDYSDAYPNRVGGNLGVVSYAQLKSGKIILDGKEIPTAPLSSYPKAREIAGQLKNWIEKGDFLLGEPVQLLPGPMAGLTGKPLEIK; encoded by the coding sequence AAGCAGTGGTATTAACTGCAGAGGAAGTAATTGGCAAGGTAAAGGAGCAGGGGCTTACCAAAACCGCTGCGGAGGTAGATGTGGTTACCACAGGGACCTTTGGGCCCATGTGCTCTTCGGGTGCCTTTCTAAACTTTGGACACTCTTCTCCTCGGATGAGAATGACAAAGGTATCCCTTAATAATGTACCCGCTTATACCGGGATTGCCGCTGTGGATGCTTATATAGGGGCCACAGAAGTTCCCGAGGATGACCCGGCCAACAGTAATCACCCCGGGGAGTTTCGCTATGGTGGAGGGCATGTTATTGAGGATTTAGTAGCAGGTAAAACAGTAAAATTGAAGGCCCTTTCCTATGGTACCGATTGTTATCCCCGACGGGAAATAGAAACAAACATTACCCTAAATGATTTAAATGAGGCCACTTTATTTAATCCCCGTAATGCATACCAAAACTATAACTGCGCTGTTAATGCCAGCGATCGAGTCATTCATACCTATATGGGGACCTTAAAGCCCAGGTTTGGCAATGCAAACTATTCTACCTCTGGGCAGTTAAGTCCACTAATGAAGGATCCTAACTTTGCCACCATTGGCATAGGAACACGGATTTTCCTGGGTGGGGGAATTGGTTATGTGGTTTGGAATGGAACCCAGCATTTCCCAGGTTGGTTAAAGGACCAAGAAGGCAATGTTGTTGGTTCAGCAGGTGGCACCCTTTCCGTTTTGGGTGACCTTAAGCAGATGAAACCCCAGTGGTTAAGGGGCACTCGTTTCCAGGGCTATGGGGCCACCCTAACCGTTGGCTTAGGTGTACCGATTCCAATACTGAATGAAGAGATATTAAGGTTTGCGGCACTGTCCGATGAGGAATTGCACGCTCCTGTGGTGGACTACAGTGATGCTTATCCCAATCGAGTTGGAGGTAATCTGGGCGTAGTCAGTTATGCTCAACTGAAATCCGGGAAAATTATTTTGGATGGAAAGGAAATTCCCACAGCACCCCTATCCAGTTATCCTAAGGCTCGGGAAATTGCTGGACAATTAAAGAATTGGATAGAAAAGGGAGACTTCTTGTTAGGTGAACCCGTACAGCTACTGCCAGGACCCATGGCAGGACTCACCGGAAAGCCCCTAGAGATTAAATAA